A part of Salvelinus alpinus chromosome 5, SLU_Salpinus.1, whole genome shotgun sequence genomic DNA contains:
- the aqp3a gene encoding aquaporin-3a produces the protein MGKQKIWLDKLARNFQIRNLLLRQALAECLGTLILVMFGCGAVAQLVLSGGSHGMFLTVNFAFGFAATLGILVCGQVSGGHLNPAVTFALCLLGRERWRKFPVFFAFQTLGAFLGSGIIFGLYFDALWGFAGKLIVTGPNATAGIFATYPGEHLNLLNGFFDQVIGTAALVVCILAIVDPYNNPIPQGLEAFTVGFVVLVIGLSMGFNSGYAVNPARDLGPRLFTSLAGWGTEVFTAGKCWFLVPIFAPFIGSTFGVIVYQLMVGYHQEGEARDKKRREDEEKEEVRVRLTNITKKDALKEEMV, from the exons ATGGGAAAACAGAAGATATGGTTGGACAAGCTGGCACGGAACTTCCAGATCCGTAACCTGCTGCTGCGCCAGGCTCTGGCAGAGTGTCTGGGTACCCTCATCCTGGTG ATGTTTGGTTGTGGTGCGGTGGCTCAGCTGGTGCTTAGTGGAGGATCACATGGCATGTTCCTCACCGTGAACTTTGCTTTCGGCTTCGCTGCCACCCTAGGGATCCTGGTCTGTGGCCAAGTATCAG GAGGCCATCTAAACCCGGCGGTGACCTTCGCCCTCTGCCTGCTTGGGAGAGAACGCTGGAGAAAGTTCCCAGTGTTCTTTGCCTTCCAGACACTGGGCGCTTTCCTGGGCTCCGGGATCATCTTTGGTCTGTACTTTG ACGCTCTGTGGGGCTTTGCTGGAAAGCTCATTGTTACCGGGCCCAACGCCACCGCTGGCATCTTCGCCACCTACCCTGGGGAACATCTCAACCTGCTCAATGGCTTCTTTGACCAG GTGATTGGCACGGCAGCGTTGGTCGTGTGTATCCTGGCAATCGTAGACCCCTACAACAACCCCATCCCCCAGGGCCTGGAGGCCTTCACGGTGGGCTTCGTGGTGCTGGTCATTGGCCTGTCCATGGGCTTCAACTCCGGCTACGCCGTCAATCCTGCCAGGGACCTGGGGCCTCGTCTCTTCACCTCCCTGGCAGGCTGGGGCACCGAGGTCTTCAC tgccGGTAAGTGCTGGTTCCTGGTGCCCATCTTTGCCCCGTTTATAGGCTCCACCTTCGGGGTGATAGTCTACCAGCTGATGGTGGGCTACCATCAAGAGGGAGAGGCTCGCGacaagaagaggagggaggacgaGGAGAAAGAGGAAGTCAGAGTCAGACTCACTAATATCACCAAAAAGGATGCCCTAAAGGAAGAGATGGTATGA